In one Paraburkholderia azotifigens genomic region, the following are encoded:
- the tssA gene encoding type VI secretion system protein TssA — protein MRYEPVYQQIRDARTHDDASVPMGEWERPLIKADWKRVASLSTEALCTRSKDFQLAAWLCEAWTHQHRIEGFTAGTRLMAMLAEHYWQNAWPALEDGDTDARVAPFVWLNDTLALVLTLHVPLLTIEGREPAHVNLDEWQRVIMEGSDEDGAELTRDLLDKHVTQGNNLTALTRLHQQLEIAHENWRGFERLLDTLLQHDAPHLGRVTDVLMRLSRAVTSLLGDRATPAAPSAPQQDVPAIPLDNVAHTRAELPSWENGMSDVLQDAPVGLQSAVSREKPAFAGIESRAHAYQLIELAARYLTEHEPHSPTPFLLKRAVAWGQMSLPELMREVVRTDGDMSRFFALLEVE, from the coding sequence TTGCGCTATGAACCTGTCTATCAGCAGATTCGCGATGCCCGCACGCACGACGATGCGAGTGTGCCGATGGGTGAATGGGAACGTCCGCTGATCAAGGCTGACTGGAAACGCGTCGCGTCGCTTTCAACGGAAGCACTCTGTACGCGCAGCAAGGATTTTCAGCTTGCAGCCTGGCTATGCGAAGCGTGGACCCATCAGCACCGTATCGAAGGTTTTACGGCGGGCACGCGGTTAATGGCGATGCTCGCAGAGCATTACTGGCAAAACGCATGGCCCGCGCTCGAAGACGGCGACACCGATGCGCGCGTCGCGCCGTTCGTCTGGCTCAACGACACGCTTGCCCTGGTGCTGACCTTGCATGTGCCGCTCCTCACCATCGAAGGACGCGAACCCGCACACGTGAATCTGGACGAATGGCAACGCGTCATCATGGAAGGCAGTGATGAAGACGGTGCCGAACTTACGCGAGACCTGCTCGACAAACATGTCACGCAAGGAAATAACCTCACTGCATTGACGAGGCTGCATCAGCAGCTTGAGATCGCACATGAGAATTGGCGCGGGTTCGAACGTCTGCTCGACACACTCCTGCAACACGATGCGCCGCATCTTGGGCGTGTGACAGACGTATTAATGCGGCTTTCGCGTGCCGTAACCAGCCTGCTAGGTGATCGTGCAACGCCTGCGGCGCCGTCGGCGCCACAGCAGGACGTACCGGCGATTCCGCTGGACAACGTTGCGCATACGAGGGCGGAGCTGCCGTCCTGGGAGAACGGGATGAGTGATGTGTTGCAGGATGCACCGGTTGGATTGCAGTCTGCTGTGTCGCGCGAGAAGCCGGCTTTTGCGGGCATCGAAAGCCGCGCTCACGCGTATCAGCTAATCGAGCTGGCGGCGCGGTATCTGACGGAACATGAGCCACACAGCCCCACGCCATTCCTGCTGAAACGCGCGGTGGCCTGGGGGCAGATGTCGTTGCCCGAACTCATGCGTGAAGTCGTACGCACTGACGGCGACATGTCGCGGTTCTTTGCGTTGCTCGAAGTCGAATAA